AcacaaagcaaatattaatacttattaatattaataaataatattaaatgagttaatacacagagcaaatattcaaataattttgtCTAGTATTATGAATCTCACCAGATTCTACTAGCTACAAGGCATATAGTAGTTCCCTCAGTAAATAAATGAttgtttaaataaacataaaattaaaactgacagtaagtaaaaaaaaaaaagcagagggacTTGATATCTGCTTTGAGGTGACTGAGCCCCGGAGGAAgagcatcttttcttcctcacccCCACTTTCCCCAAATGGAGGAGATTTCTTAACTCGGACTGGGCTGTTTATCAGTGGATAGACCTCTAGGTTTCCTGTCATATTCTTCATTAAAGGGGATTACATGTGCTGGGTATTACTGACCTATTAGCTACATCATAAAACTATACAAAAGAGGTCAATTTGAAAGTatgagataaaattaatttttaaaaaataattttagtgatTTATCCAAATAACAATTGTGCTTGTTCTCattaacacaaacacacacatttctgtCAAACCCAATGCATGTTTAGTCACGTGCTGTGGGCACTCCACACACTTGAAGACCACAGTCTTGAAGAGCATAAAATACCTCGCAGGTGTAGAATAAGCCTATGTAAACGGTCTCCATCTCCATTTCCTCTGGCTCTGTCTAGTTACCACACATTAGAGTGACAAATTGTGTAACTAAAGGTTTTGAGTATATTATAGGTAGAAGCAAAAGAACATTAGGGTAGAAAAGCACGCTAGGTAGAGAAAgtggaataaataaaaggagataaTTTCAAGATAAAGTATTTAAGTTATCaccttaaataatgaaaatacacttttttttttttttagttgacaaTTAGATGACCTTGGTAAAAGCAATTGCTGTAGTATGATGGACGTGTACCTGTAGAGTCATAAGATATGTAAACTTTTCTGAGAAATATAGGCATGGCTTTTTTTGTTGCACTTGTCTTAATTATACTTTATAGATACTGCATGTTTTACAAACTGGAGTTTTGTGATAACCCACATCAAACAAGTATAtcggtgccatttttccaacagcatttgctcacttcatgtctctgtatcatattttggtaattcttgcaatatttcagactttttcaGATTGTTAGTGTGTTTGTTACAGTGATCTGTGGTCTTTCACATTACTCCTgcaatgttgttttcatgcctgctaatacaacatccattctgcaacCCATGAATTCATGAATACTTTTGACTTTCaaatcttattatttaagaaataaattcttaaaattttaattccaggagTTAAACACAGTGTTATGTTGGTGTCAGGTACACAATAAGTGATTCAGCAATTAGATACATTACTTGGTGCTCATCATGGTACGTGTCCTCTTAATCCCCAGCACCTACTTCCGCCCAGGAGCTACCATTTTGTTCCCGAGAGTGAAGAGTtttttagtttgtcttttttcctttgttctttggttttccttggtttgtttcttaaattccacgtatgagtgaaatgatatttatttttctctgacttatttcacttaacattataacCTCTACGTCCCATATTGCAAATGAtgaatatttcattctttcttatgggtgagtaatagtccactgtgtgtgtgtgtgtgtgtgtgtacatgcacatgcatgtgtgtgtgctttttcttTGTCCACGaatctatcagtggacatttgggttgtttccatactttggctactataaatagtgctgcagtaaaCAGGGGCACATATATTCTCTCaagttaatgttttcatattcattgGGTCtgtatccagtagtgtgattacaggatcatagggtatttctatttttaattttttgaggaacctccgtactgtcttccacagtgggactgcaccagtttgcattgccACAAACAGTACAagatggttcctttttctccacatcctttgcAACATTGgctgtttcttgtattgttcATTCTAGCCATtcggacaggtgtgaggtgatagcccattcagattttgatttgcatttccctgatgagtgagagtgagcatcttttcatgtatccattggccatctgtaagtcttctttgaagaaatgtctgttcatgtcttcttctgcccatttttaattttttctattttattatttttttaagattttatttatatagggagttggggagggatggaaggagagggagagaatcccaagcacgctctgcactgagcctggagcctgacgcagggctggatctcacaacccagaggtCGTCACTTGAGCAGAAagccaagagctggaggcttaagcaactgagccacacaagtgccccctgcccattttttttttagttagactCTTTGatttgtgttgagttttataagttctttacatattttggatactaactattaatcagatatgtcatttgcaaatatcttcttccattcagtatgttgtctttagttttgttggttgtttatTTGCtgggcagaagatttttattttgatgtaatcctaatagtttattttttattttgtttcttttgcctcaaAGAAACATACCtataggggtacctggttggtcagttggttaagcattggactcttgattttggctcagatcatgatctcaagatcatgaaattgagccccacattaggctccttgctcagcatggagtccactgCAGATTCTCTCTAATGTCCCCCTTCTGTtccttctgtcccccaccccacatatactctctctctttctctccaaaataagtattttagaaaaagagagagagagagagaagacatatctagaaagatgctgTTATAGCCAATGTctgagaaattactgcctgtgctctcttctaggatttttatggtttcaggtctcacatttaggcctttaatctACTTCGAGTTGACTTTAGTGTATGGTATAAGAgtttggtccagtttcattctgtcCATGTGGTTACGAGACACCATTTATCAAACAGACCTTTTCCCAGTGCATGTTCCTGCCTTCTTCTTGAAGATTCTttggccatataattgtgggtttatttccagattttctgttctgttccattgtctatttttctgccaataccatgctgttttgattactacatctTTGAAAtacaacttgaaatctggaattgtgatagctttagcttctttttcaaaattgcttaggctattcagtgtctttttttgttccattcaaattttgggattgttctAATTCTGTTTATATCCctataaaaatctagaaaaatgcattaagtctgtagattgctttaggtagtatggacattttaacaatatttgttcttccatgaacatggaatgtctttccatgtgttgtgtcgtcttcaatttctttcttcaatgttttacagttttcacctcctgattaagtttattcctaggtatttttttctttttggtgcacttttaaatagaatttttcttaaattttctttctgttgcttcattattagtgtatagaaacgcaTGAGATTGCTACATGATTTTGTATCCGGTGAACTTACTGAATCCTTTATaggttctagtagtttttggtgttttctatatattatatcttgtcatctgcaaatggggttttctatatattatatcttgtcatctacaaatagtggaagttttgcTACTTCCTTAcctatttggatgtcttttatttgtttttcttctctgactgCTATAGCTATtactttgttgaataaaagtggtgagagtgaacatctttttttattattattcatttgagagagagaaagagagcatgagagggggagaagcaaatggagaggcagaagcagacttccctgctgaacagggagcccaagatgactcaatcccaggacccagcgatcatgatctgagctgaaggcagacgcttaaccatctgaacaactcaggcatcccaagagtgaacatccttgtcttgtccTGAGGAAAATCTCACAGCTTTTCACTATTCAGTTTGATGTTAggtgtgagtttttcatatatgacctttattatgttgagatatgtttctTCTAAACCaactttgagaatttttattataaatggatgttgtactcaatcaaatgctttttctgtatattgaaatgatcatatgattttaatccttcattttgttgatatgaTGTATGagttgattgatttgcatatataaaacaattcctgcatcccaagaataaatcccaccggagcatggtgaataatctttgtACTGTATTGTTGCATGtcgtttgctaatattttgttgagaatttttacatctatgtttatcagggatattggcctgtagtgttttttttttttttttatagtgataCTGCCTGGTTTTGGTATTATGGTAATCTTGGACTTGCAGAATGAATTTgggagctttccttcctcttctattttttggaatagtttgaggagaatagatattacctcttcattaaatgtttggttaAACTCACCTGTGACACCACACTGCCCTGGACTTTGTTTTTTggggcatttttgtttgttttattttgtttttattactattcaatttcattgttagagattggtctgttcaaattttctatttcttcctaatttaGTTATGGGATGTTACGTTTCTACTAATTTATCCACTtcttaggttgtccaatttgttggcatacaactATTCATAATAATCTCttctaattttttgtatttctgtggtgttggtttttatttctcctctgtcaTTTCTGATTTAGAGTCCTCTTTCTTTTAATGAGCCTGGctaggtttattaattttgttgatcttttcaaagaaccaattgctggttcattgatctgttttgctgtttccttaacttctattttgtttatgtctgttctgatatttattatttacttccttCTACAGGTTTGGGTTCtggtcttctttttctagcttatttaaatgtaatgttaagttgtttatttgagatgtttcttgtttcttgaggtaggtctgtattgctataaCTTTCCCTCTtggaacagcttttgctgcatctcaaagattttccaccattctgttttcctttttctccatgtatttttttttaatttcctctttgatttcttgggtaAGCCATTCCTTATTTAATAGCATGTTATtcaacctccatgtatttgtgcttttttccagatttttttcctgtggttgatttCTGGTTCCATAGTGTtctggtcagaaaagatgcatgatagaattcaatcttttttaatttactaagACCCGTTTTGTGGTCCTattatgtgatctgttctggagaatgttccatatgtacttggaaagaatgtgtattctgctgttttaggatgaaatattctgattaTATCTTTTAGACCTATCTGGCccaatgtgttattcaaagctactgcttcctttttgattttctgtttgtatgatctatccattgatgtaagtgaggtgttaaagtcccctaattaTACTGCATTACTACCAATTATttactttatgtttgttattggcTGCTCTATTTGGTTGCTCCCAAATGTTGGGtgcaaaaatatttgtaattgttatatattcttgttggattattcccattatgattatatagtgtcctttgtCTATTATCACAGTCTTTGTTTTCAAATCGATTTTGTATGATGAAAGTGTTGCTACTCTGGCTTTATTTTCACTtacatttgcatgataaatgtttttccatcccttcattttcagtctgcatgtgtcttcaggtctgaaatgaatctcttgtatACAGCATATAGTTCTTGATTTATTATCCATTCAATTACCCCATGTCTTTCAATTGGAGTATTGTgtccaaagtaattattgaagGTATGTATTGCCATTTTTCaacttgttttatgtttgtttttgtagttcttctctgttcctttgtaatctttctctcttctctcagggtttgctggctttctttagtcaCATACGTGAATTCAATTCTCTTTATTATTTGCATAGCTATAACtaatttttgatttgtggttaccattaggtttaaaTATAATATCTTATGCATATAGTAGTCTATATTAAATTGGAGTCACTTCCGTTTCAACCCATTCTCAATGcactgaatttttcttctctcccttctatATTTTAGGGATATGGTGTCATAATTTACATCCTTTTTTGTGAATTTCTTGACTGATATTTacagatatacttaattttactgcttttttgcttccttcttttcttactcCTGCTTATGGCCTTTTCTTTCGATTCAAGGAGTCCCCTTTAACATTGCATATAGATCTAGTTTAGTGGTGATAAATTCTTTAACTCTTGTTTATttgggaaactttttatctctccttctattctgaatgataccTTGCTGGaaagagtattcttggctgcaggttttttttttttttttttttttttccttttacccttTGTACATATTATGCCACTcacttctggcctgcaaagtttctgttgaaaaatcagcTCATAGCCTTATGGGGATTCCCTTACATTAACTtattaacttctttcttttctcttgctgcttttgaaATTATCTCTATATCACtactttttgctattttaattactatgtgtcttgatGTGGACCTCTTTcagttgattttgttggggattctctgtgcctcctggatctggttttctgtttccttccccatattcaggaagttttcagctcttatttcttcaaataaattttctgccctcttttctctctcttctttctcctgttaAGGTTGATTGCTTTCTATTACTCTGTCCTCTGGGTCACTGACctattcttctgcttcctccagtctatttattctctctcatgtgtttttaatttcagctattgaattcttcatctctgtttgtgctttctatctctttgttggcAGTTCTCACTCAAGTCgttcactcttttctcaagtccagtggtatatttattactttaaattatcaggcatattgcttatctccatttcatttagttctctTGCTAtggttttctgttctttcactTGGGGCATATTCctttatcttctcattttgtctaactctatgtgtctgtttctaagTGTTACGAAAGTCAACTGTGTCTCCTATGTTAAAAGTAGTAGCCTTATGAAAAAGAAGTTATGTGGTTCCCTGTAGTGCAATGTCCCCTGGTCACCAAAATGTGGCACTTCAGGGATATCTCCTATGTGATTATGTGTGCCCTATGTTGTGGCTGAGTTGAATTTGTTTTCAGTCCAGTCACCTGCAATGGTTTGTCTGTTATGGGCAGGGTTTGTCCCTGTGTTATTAGTGGGCTAGTCTGGGGCTCtcttgggcttgagttgagtGAGACCAAACTTTTGCCATAATTGCATAACAATAAACTACAAAGTATTTTCCATGTATTACCTCCTGGGAGGCTTTTGTTGTTGGGCACAGGTTTgccccagcccactgctggggcCTAGTAAAATTGGTGTGTATGGTTATCTTCCCCTCTCACTGGGGCAGGAATCACTTTGGAGTTACGTCATCCTCTCTCAGGGGTGCTTGTACCCTGCCAGGCTTGAGGCCCCTCTTTGGACAAACTCTTGCCAAGGGCAAAGAGCTTGTTGGAGGAGGTGCATCcccagagaacacagggacagGGTGCTGCTGTTAGCAGTGTAGATGGAGAGTGTTAATACTGTATGGGTTCCAACACACATCTATGTGTTTAGCTGGGAGGTAGGGGAGGGAAATGCTGCCTACCAGCTATTTGGTTCTTGGAGTAATCTCACAGAGATCCCTGCCTCTCCAGCACATACTCTGATATTAGTGAATACATCTTCTTCCTGTATATCCCAGTTTTTGAAATTGTCATTTCTATGCTGATCTTAATGGTACTGTTGGTTTTGCTCTCTCTTTTAGGGTGGGGACTCAGTTTCTTTCCGCCTCTGTCTCTCCCAAAACcaagcctgctgatttttaaagttccagttgATGGAACATtcaactcttgatgttggctaaggtcatgacctcagggtcctgagatcaagccctgtgttgggttccatgctcagtatggtctgcttgagattctctctctcttccttcttctctccttctgctcttccccctactcactttctctctctctggaaaaggtaaataaatctttaagagaaagacTGTTGACAAATTTTGAAGGAAGATCTTCTGTGAGTAAAATGaaatcaaacagcatcacatgtTACAGAAAAGAAGTGTTATTTGATGGGGTAGACTTCATTATTATCTTATTtcaagaaattgccacagccatcCAAACCTTCAATAACCAGTACCCTGATCAGTCTTCAGTCATTAACATTGAGGCaagatcaataaaatattataactcACTTAAAACTCAAATAATAttcgcatttttttttatttctatttcttttattaatttctataaGTGGGATTAAATGTCTTTTTACATACTTAAGGctcatttgtatttcatttacCTGAACTATGTTCATATTCTTTGCCCAATTTTCTACCATTTTGTTGGTCTCAGTTTatacagagaggagagagaacagaatgagaaagagggagagagagacagaggcagagagagggagagaaggagagagttggggaaagagaaagaggaggtaaGCATCTTGCCTACCTAGCTCCAATATAGCTTTCTTTCTGTATGTCATTTGACTCTGTTCAGGTATGACAAGCTGAATATGcagaacacttttctttttttttaaactaggctccatgcccagtgtggagcccaatgcggggcttgaactcacaaccctgagatcaagacctgagcataGATCAAGAAtgagatggttaaccaactgagccacccaagtgcccccagaatactttttaaaaaatatagctgaatacataatcttttcttttatggtttctcaATTTTGAGTCACACAGGTAGAGTCCTTCTCCACTCCAAATTATCTCAAATGATTTCTAGGCACTTCAGAGTTTGAGAACCATGCTCAGACATCTGCctctcccactagaatgtaaggtCCCCAGACTGGGGCAAGAACTAAGGCATCTATGTCCCTAGCAGTCCATAGTGCCTGGCATAGCATAAATGCTCAAGAAAATGCTTGTTGAATAAGGAAATCCCAGCGGTTCAACACCGTGCTCTCCTAAGGACTGTGAAGAATCCTCAGGCTCATGGAGCCATCCTCCACCCCAAGGCAGATGATCTTTGGTTTTAGCttgcagttacttttttttttttcttcttctttttttttttttttttttttttattttttataaacatatattttttatatacatatatttttatccccaggtctgtgaatcaccaggtttacacacttcacagcactcaccaaatcacataccctccccaatgtcgataatcccacccccttctccccaaccccctccccccggcaaccctcagtttgttttgtgagattaagagtcacttatggtttgtctccctcccaatcccatcttgtttcatttattcttctacccacttaagcctccatgttgcatcaccacttcctcatatcagggagatcatatgatagttgtctttctctgcttgacttatttcgctaagcatgatacgctctagttccatccatgttgttgcaaatggcaagatttcatttcttttgatggctgcatagtattccattgtgtatatataccacatcttcttgatccattcatctgttgatggacatctaggttctttccatagtttggctattgtggacattgctgctataaacattcgggtgcatgtgtccctttggatcactacatttgtatctttagggtaaatacccaatagtgcaattgctgggtcatagggcagttctattttcaacattttgaggaacctccatgctgttttccagagtggctgcaccagcttgcattcccaccaacagtgtaggagggttcccctttctccgcatcctcgccagcatctgtcatttcctgacttgttgattttagccattctgactggtgtgaggtgatatctcattgtggttttgatttgtatttccctgatgccaagtgatatggagcactttttcatgtgtctgttggccatctggatgtcttctttgcagatattCGCATTTTTTAACAGTAAATCATCTTTAGTTTAAGTATGTACATTAATTTTTCAGACATAAtgttattgcacacttaatagactatagtataatgtaaatataacttttattcacactgggaaaccaaaaaattcgtTTGACTTACTTTCTGGTGATGGTCTGGAACCAAGCCcacaatatctctgaggtattTCTGTACTTGAACTTTGTTCTGAATGACTTTTAAATAATAGGAATATGTCTAATCTTTaaccaagttttgtttttaaatacttgttTCATCTGTTTTGTCAGTCATTAATagcataaaatacatttaatttacattaatcttagttttgttggttggtacttctggaaaaaaaataaaattggtacaTTCAGAATCAAAACATGGTCTAAGAATACTAAAGTAGTAAGCATATACCCCAAGGGAAAGTAAGTTTCCTCTTAGATTCTCATCTAGCAATTTATCACAGTAACCTGGAATATTTAATGTGGCTTACCATGCACCTTACTCCCTACTAGATGGCATCATAAATTGGGCTGTATTTTTCTAAACACAAAGAGTAAGTGTTGGCCCAGACTGAAATAATTTGAGTATATGGttctcattaaaattttgttcttatttcatagacattaaaaaatgcaaatcaaaaaattttaggtcagtgtttttgtttgaaaTGACTAAGTTTTGTTATTTATGAAGTTGATGTTGAAATTGGGGCCATCTTGTTCagcattaatatataaatatagatttatttgACTTCATAATGTATGACATTTCTTACCTTTAGTTCATGAAAATATTGGATTCATTCACATTATTTATATGGAGTTTATTTACCTGTGTCATTGATTACTTCCTGATCTATAATCACATATGAATATTCATGTCTTTCTGCTAATTTTCATTCAGCCAAGTTTACACACCAAAACAAGTGGTGAAGTCACTGCCTCTCTTACTGATTACAAAGAATAGTAAGCTGCTTGCTCCAGGCTATCAATGTCGACTTTGTCTGAAGGCATTTCATCCGGGTCAACATACAAGATTGCTACCATGTACTCATAAGGTAGATGTTGCATCATTTTGGTCTGACTTTCCTCATAAGGCCAGTGTTTACATATGAATTGGCAATTTAAGTCTCTCCTTTCACTCGTTAGTTGTATTATGTGCAGAAATGTTCATATTGAACAGTATGTGTGAAAGAGCTGCAGTGGAGACTATAAAGGCGGCTCTGTCCCTTGTGGATGGATTTCTACTGATTAGGACTCATTTCTGCTATATGGTATTTAGATAAGATAAAATAACTCTTCAAGTTAGATTATTTTATCTACTTTATCTACTTTCATTACccatataaagaaaaatcttatagAATAAAGTGTTTTTGTGATTCTTTGGATGAAACAGAAATGTTTAAGTTGACATAGTCAATTATTTCAAATGAATTCACTGAAATTAAAGTCTAACATTGTTCTATCATATATATAGTTGGTAACCAGTTTTCTATGAAAtagttactttaaataaatatttataccttTAGAGTCACCTTTACTTAAAATGTCTGATAGTTTGTTTTCTTCCTAAGAATGtgatttgttattttatattttataccttaTCATCATTAGATCCATTTCCAACTCTAGTTGTTTATgacctatttattatttattagcttaattatttaatacattttgtaAATTTCATTCATTATAAAGAAACAGTAAAATTAATGGTCTAATAAGTAGTGGGATTTAACAATATTACAGAAATGTTATCCATAGAAGCCTTTCCATTTTAATGTTGAAAATGGAGATCAGTCCCATAAcccattcattttcttctttaaaatagttccataaaactttataaattataattatcttCCATTCTTGCTAAATAGTTTTTAATAGTAACACAATAATGAAACTAGGAAAAACTTAGGTAGTTATACATTATAAACAAGATAATTATATCTCTAATTTTATCTCtcaccttttttttaagtttcataggAAATGTATCGACAGTTGGTTATTCTACAAGTGCAATTCATGCCCTATTGATGGACAAGTTATATATAACCCTTTAATCTGGAAAGATAAAGCAGTAAGTGGACACACGCATCCATCGGTTTCAAATACAAACATCACTCATCTGTCAAAACAGGAAGAACTGGAACTTTTTATTCCTGGTACTGGATTAGTAATTAAACGAAATAGACTTAGAATTTTACCTAGAATAACCCAACATAATTCTGAGAAGTTTAATACACCTGAAAGTCCAACAGATACCCATCAGGATATAGCAATAGATGATCTATTCTCTAACAAGTTAGATGATTCAAACTTAAGAAAATTAatctatgaatataaaattagCCAACATTTCCCCAGGTATCTTCAAGATTTACCAACTGGaccctttggaaaaatgtcatcTCAAACATTTCTTCCTGCTATTGCTGACAAGAATAATATGTGTCCTACTGGAATGGAAACCCCACATATCAATGAAAAATACCACACTTGTCAAAGCCAGAAGATGGCAAAAGACTGTAAACATATTAACCACAATCCAAAGAAGACTTCTGGTGCTAGAATGAGAGAAGACAAGAAGAGATTAGATACTTTACTTCCAGAAGATTTAAATCTTATTACCAATTGGGGTACAACTAAAATTAGTTTATCTAAAAGATATAATAACTGTATGGGTAAAATTAGACAAAAATATAGTAATCTGTCAAGAAGGCCTGAATCTCatcctttaaatataaaaagtccTGAGCTATCTTTCATATTAGAAGGAGTTCAGTTatgaagatgtattttttattaacatcagaaaatatttggatatttaacataaaaatgttttatttgtagaACATAAACACTATACTCTTGACAAATGTTGATAGAATTGTCATCATTTTGCCTGCTTGTCTATGAATGACTAACTACTCTTAAAAGAAATGACCCCATTCTTTATAAGACttaaagcatttgataaatatgTTCAGAATGTTATTATGAAtaagttttagaaattttatttcatactgattaaaataattatttttacttaaagaaatagattttctttgctttaagCCACTGTT
Above is a genomic segment from Mustela lutreola isolate mMusLut2 chromosome 3, mMusLut2.pri, whole genome shotgun sequence containing:
- the ZSWIM2 gene encoding E3 ubiquitin-protein ligase ZSWIM2; protein product: MPRRGPGAPGRRRHVSERLRGRQEQALSSRMYLLRETGPTGFLLREDAPEGGDFRVFLGNPHVCNCATFLEGGELCKHICWVLLKKFKLPRTHESALQLGLVEGEISDLLRGIHRVQTPQQETIDETVRIEEDGYIKQKEIDSEDICPICQEGLLEKKLPVTFCRFGCGNSIHIKCMKILANYQDRISDTSVLKCPLCRKEFAPLKLILEEFKNSSKLVTAAEKERRDKHLGIPCNSCKQCPVEGRCYKCTKCTEFHLCQECFPSRCHPPHAFTFREKRNQRWKSLEKGSDEIVKYADIRNEKEEKMPHFQEKQGQVYTPKQVVKSLPLLLITKNSKLLAPGYQCRLCLKAFHPGQHTRLLPCTHKFHRKCIDSWLFYKCNSCPIDGQVIYNPLIWKDKAVSGHTHPSVSNTNITHLSKQEELELFIPGTGLVIKRNRLRILPRITQHNSEKFNTPESPTDTHQDIAIDDLFSNKLDDSNLRKLIYEYKISQHFPRYLQDLPTGPFGKMSSQTFLPAIADKNNMCPTGMETPHINEKYHTCQSQKMAKDCKHINHNPKKTSGARMREDKKRLDTLLPEDLNLITNWGTTKISLSKRYNNCMGKIRQKYSNLSRRPESHPLNIKSPELSFILEGVQL